The DNA region ACGGGCGTGATCGATTCCATTGCCTTCCAGACCAACATCCTGGCGCTCAATGCAGCCGTGGAAGCGGCGCGCGCCGGCGAACAGGGCCGGGGCTTTGCCGTGGTGGCCAGCGAGGTGCGCAGCCTCGCGCAGCGCAGCGCAGAAGCCGCCAAGGAGATCAAGGCGCTGATCGGCGCGTCGGTGGAACGGGTCGAGGGCGGCTCGCGCCTGGTGGGCGAGGCGGGTGCCACCATGACCGAGATCGTGAACAGCGTGCGCCGCGTGCACGGCATCATTTCGGAGATCACCGCGTCGGCCTCGGAACAGAGCGACAACATCGGCCAGATCAGCCAGTCGGTGAGCCAGCTCGACCAGATGACGCAGCAGAACGCCGCGCTGGTGGAGCAGTCCACCGCCGCCTCCGAATCGCTGCGCGAGCAGGCCAGCCAGCTGACCCGGGCCGTGAGCCAGTTCAAGCTGGCCTCGCACGGCGCCGAGCCGGTGGCGCTGGCGGGCGGCTCCGCCGGCCCGTTGGTGCGGGCCCATACGGCCCCGCGCGTACCGGCCGCCCCTGCTGCCGCCCCAGCCGCGGCCTTGCCCTGGCAGTGAGTTGCTATTGAAATGATAGCTATAGCCGCTTGCTGAAAAAGCGTTGGCGGCCATTTTCGCTTGAGTGTGGGTTGCGCCGCCGCACGCGGCCGGTCGCTGCCCGCGCAAAAGAGCACGGCAGCGCCGTGGCGGGGTGGAGTCTCCTTGCCAGCCGCCTTGTGTCACGGGTTGGTAAACGCCGAAAAGCTGCGGCAAAGCTTCGGCAAAGACGGGCCTGCGGGAGCTGCCGGAAGGGCGCAAAGGCGGGGACTTGAGGCACGATGGGGCATGCCCACTTCAAGGACGCCCGAAATGACCCTCTCGCTTCGCACCAGCCGATATGCCGGTGCTGCCCTGGCGGTGGCCCTTGCCCTGGCCGCCACGGCCAGCAACGCACAGCCCCGGCCGAACAACGATCACCGGGGGCCGCCAGCCCATGCGCACCAACCGGCACACAAGCCGGCCCAGAAACATGCCGAGCGCGCTCTGCATCCGCCGGGCCACGGCGGCGCCAAGGCGGCGCACGCCCACCGCGGGCGCGGGGCCGGGCCAGAGCATGCGTTCCACAAAGGCGGGCGGCTGCCCAGCCACTACCGCAGCCCGCAGTACGTGGTGAACGACTGGCGCGGCCACCATCTGGCTGCACCGCCGCGTGGCCACCACTGGGTGCAGACCGGCTCGGACTACGTGCTGGTGGCGGTCGCCACGGGCGTGATCGCGCAGATCGTGCTGCATTGAAGAAGGCAGCGGCGGCCCGCACGGCGGCGTGCAGGCGTGCCCCACAATCCGCCCGTCGCTGAACCAGGAGACCCCTATGCTTTTATCTCGCCTTTTTTCCCGCGGCATGCTGGCCGCGTGCATGGCTGCCGCGCTGGGCGCCACCGCCGTTGGCGCGCAGGCCCAGCCGCGCGACCACCGCAACGAAGGGCGCCATGAAGGGCGCCATGAAGGGCGCCATGAAGGGCGTCATGACGGCCGGCACGGCGGCCGCCACGATGCGCGCCATGACGACCGCCGGCATGACGACCGGCGCCATGCGCGGCCCCATGACCACCGCGGTCCGCCGGGCTACCACCCCGGCTACCGGCCCGGTCCGCCTCCCGGCGCCCGCCCGCCGGGGCACCGGCCGCCGCAGCACTTCCACGGCGGCCGCGGCGCCGGGCCGTCGCACAACTGGTACCGGGGCGGCCATGTGCCGCCGGCCTACCGCTCGCGCCACTATGTGGTGAGCGACTGGCGCCACCACCATCTGGCGCCACCGCCCCGCGGCTACCACTGGGTGCAGTACGGCGGCGACTACGTGATGATCGCCATCGGCTCGGGGCTGATCGCGCAGATCGTCCTGAGCAACTGACAACCGGCCGCAGCGGCAGCCCCAGCCGCGCTCGCGGCGGGGCGGCAGGGGTTCTGTCAGAGGTTGTCGCTGGCGCGGCAGAGCTTGGCGTCGGCCAGCGGCACGGACTCGTCGCTGGTGGTGCTGGCGCCCTGCACCTGCAGCCGGTGGACCCGGGTGAGGCACAGCGGGCCGCTGTGGCGGAAGCTGGCCTCGTAGTCCTGTCCCGCCACGGGCGTGAAGGATTTGCGGATGAAGCACTGCTCGGCCTGAAGGCCGTTGGAGCGGCCGTTGCTCATATAAGAGAGCATCAGCGGCTTGCCGGCGGGCACGTAGAACTCCGAGACCACGCGGCCGTCGGCGGGCACCGTGTCGGCGCCGGGCATGCCCAGCGACCGGCCGTTCTGGTCGGCGAAGCCCTTGCGCGCCGCCACCATCACGCCCGCGCCGGGCAGGCGCCAGTCTTCACAGTCGCTCTGCGGCACGGCGCGGACCATGCCGTCGGCCACGACCCGGATGCGGGCGCGCTCGCCCGAGGTGGGCTGCTCATAGGGGGTCGAGAACGATTTGACGTTCTGGAGATTGCCGCAACCCGTGAAGGTCAGGGCGGCGAGCGGTAGGGCAAGGAGGAGGGCGGTTCTCGGCATCATGCGCGGTCTGTGCGGTCGTCAAAACGGAGAAAACTACCACGCCACGGATGACGGCCTTGTCAGCCCATGCCGCATCGGGCGGTGCCGAGGGAGGGCGCCGCGCCGGGCTTGCCGACCCACTGCATGCCGCTCCTTCTTCTCTTGTCCCGCCTTCAGTAACTGCGCCCGCCCTTGTACATGGCGTGCTGGCGGCGCGCCAGGGGGCTCGCCTCGGCCAGCCGCGCCATGGCAGCGCCCGCGTGGGCATGGGTGATGGCCATGCCGAGCGCGTCAGCGGCATCGCTGCCGGGCAGGCCGGGCAGCTGCAGCAGGCGCTTGACCATCTCCTGCACCTGCGCCTTGGCCGCGCGGCCGTGGCCGGCCACGGCCTTCTTCATCTGCACGGCGGTGTATTCGGCCACGGGCAGGCCGCTGGCCACCAGGGCGGTCACCGCCGCGCCACGGGCCTGGCCCAACAGCAGGGTGGATTGCGGGTTCACGTTGACGAAGATGATCTCGACGGTGGCGCTATCGGGTTTGTAGCGCGACACCACCTCCGTGATGCCGTCGAACAGCACCTTGAGCCGCCCGGGCAGATCCCCCAGGGCCATCGCGCTGGTGCGGATGGTGCCGCT from Paracidovorax wautersii includes:
- a CDS encoding RcnB family protein, with product MLLSRLFSRGMLAACMAAALGATAVGAQAQPRDHRNEGRHEGRHEGRHEGRHDGRHGGRHDARHDDRRHDDRRHARPHDHRGPPGYHPGYRPGPPPGARPPGHRPPQHFHGGRGAGPSHNWYRGGHVPPAYRSRHYVVSDWRHHHLAPPPRGYHWVQYGGDYVMIAIGSGLIAQIVLSN
- a CDS encoding RcnB family protein, with translation MTLSLRTSRYAGAALAVALALAATASNAQPRPNNDHRGPPAHAHQPAHKPAQKHAERALHPPGHGGAKAAHAHRGRGAGPEHAFHKGGRLPSHYRSPQYVVNDWRGHHLAAPPRGHHWVQTGSDYVLVAVATGVIAQIVLH
- the ruvC gene encoding crossover junction endodeoxyribonuclease RuvC; translation: MRILGIDPGLQTTGFGVIDVEGQRLGYVASGTIRTSAMALGDLPGRLKVLFDGITEVVSRYKPDSATVEIIFVNVNPQSTLLLGQARGAAVTALVASGLPVAEYTAVQMKKAVAGHGRAAKAQVQEMVKRLLQLPGLPGSDAADALGMAITHAHAGAAMARLAEASPLARRQHAMYKGGRSY